One Thermicanus aegyptius DSM 12793 DNA segment encodes these proteins:
- a CDS encoding polysaccharide deacetylase family protein, which translates to MKRFFGLFFFLLFTIFLWIAGCGNGNPSSVVPSEDGASPSPSPPSPLQSSDSVVPPTDSRHSQETSTSNAPEESSPPSTGYYVDDKSFIRPVDPDRNKEKILLLTFDDSPSGKSTTKILDILDKYHAKAIWFVNGYYAEKHQDLLKEIHDRGNLIGNHTWWHENLKKISPEKTKEEIVSLNDLIEKVTGVRPVYFRPPFGVNSEAAFNVLKDEKMQSMNWTWGSLDWVLKKPAEIEKNVLDHVKSGSNILFHDKEVTAEALEAILKKLSDEGYHFVLPTEVKVKSP; encoded by the coding sequence ATGAAAAGGTTTTTTGGGCTATTCTTCTTTCTTCTATTCACCATTTTTCTCTGGATCGCCGGATGTGGTAACGGAAATCCTTCTTCCGTGGTCCCGTCAGAAGATGGGGCCTCCCCTTCCCCTTCTCCCCCCTCTCCTTTGCAGTCCTCAGATTCTGTGGTGCCACCCACCGATTCACGCCACTCCCAGGAGACTTCCACCTCCAATGCGCCGGAAGAATCTTCTCCTCCTTCAACCGGCTATTATGTGGACGACAAAAGTTTCATCCGTCCCGTCGATCCTGACCGGAATAAGGAAAAGATCCTTCTCCTCACTTTCGACGATTCCCCCTCCGGCAAATCAACCACTAAGATCCTCGACATCTTGGACAAGTATCATGCAAAGGCGATTTGGTTTGTCAACGGATACTACGCAGAGAAACATCAGGACCTTCTCAAGGAGATTCATGATCGGGGAAATCTGATCGGAAATCACACCTGGTGGCACGAGAATCTGAAAAAAATATCCCCGGAGAAGACGAAGGAAGAGATTGTTTCGCTCAACGACTTGATTGAAAAAGTGACGGGAGTTCGCCCTGTCTATTTTCGCCCTCCCTTTGGCGTAAATTCTGAAGCAGCCTTTAACGTCTTAAAAGATGAGAAGATGCAGTCGATGAATTGGACCTGGGGATCCTTGGATTGGGTACTAAAGAAACCGGCAGAGATCGAGAAAAATGTACTGGATCACGTAAAGAGTGGCTCAAACATCCTCTTTCATGATAAGGAAGTGACTGCAGAAGCGTTGGAAGCCATCTTGAAGAAATTATCCGATGAAGGGTATCATTTCGTCCTGCCGACGGAAGTGAAGGTGAAATCACCATAG
- a CDS encoding inorganic diphosphatase yields the protein MTGTKKVVDALIEIPTGSQNKYEFDKERGVFVLDRVLYSPMHYPAEYGYLPNTLALDGDPLDILVLTTFPTFPGCMIKARVVGVLIMSDDKGQDEKLLGVPEDDPRWDEVNSLDDVPSHRLKEIAHFFQVYKDLENKKTEIVGWEGTEKAIQLIDECLQRYREKHA from the coding sequence ATGACAGGAACAAAAAAAGTTGTGGATGCTCTGATTGAAATTCCTACCGGAAGTCAGAACAAGTATGAATTTGACAAGGAACGGGGAGTTTTCGTTTTGGACCGCGTTCTTTATTCCCCCATGCATTATCCGGCGGAATATGGATATCTGCCCAATACCCTCGCTTTAGATGGAGATCCGTTGGACATCCTCGTCCTCACCACTTTTCCCACTTTTCCAGGTTGCATGATCAAGGCCAGGGTCGTAGGAGTCCTCATCATGTCCGATGATAAGGGACAGGATGAAAAACTGCTGGGTGTTCCGGAAGATGACCCGCGGTGGGATGAGGTGAATAGCCTAGACGATGTACCCTCCCATCGCTTAAAGGAAATCGCCCACTTTTTCCAGGTCTATAAAGATTTAGAGAATAAGAAGACTGAGATTGTTGGATGGGAAGGAACGGAAAAGGCGATTCAGCTCATCGATGAATGTTTGCAACGCTATCGGGAAAAACATGCATAG
- a CDS encoding iron-containing alcohol dehydrogenase, with protein MRPFSFHNPTKLIFGRGQLKTLPQELEKYGKRVLLVYGGGSIKRNGLYDEILSLLKNQFILFELPGIEPNPRLSSVHKGVELCRNEKIDVLLAVGGGSVIDATKAIAVGAKYDGDVWDIITRKDEARDALPLGTVLTLAATGSEMNNSSVITNWETKEKYGWGSPLIYPRFSILDPEFTKTVPRDQTVYGIVDMMSHVFEQYFHHTPNTPLQDRMGEGVLRTIIETAPLLLEDLTNDEYRETILYSGTIALNGILSMGVEGDWATHNLEHAVSAVYDIPHGGGLAILFPQWMRFVIDENPARFRQFAVRVFHVEEKGRTDKEIGLEGISRLEEFWKSIGAPSRLSDYKIDDSKLELMVEKAMARGKYGRFKVLGEEETRAIYRMAL; from the coding sequence ATGCGTCCATTTTCTTTTCACAATCCGACCAAGCTGATTTTTGGCCGGGGACAATTAAAAACATTGCCCCAAGAACTAGAGAAATACGGGAAACGAGTACTTCTCGTTTATGGGGGAGGGAGCATTAAAAGGAATGGGCTGTATGATGAAATCCTCTCCCTTTTAAAAAATCAGTTTATTCTCTTTGAACTTCCGGGCATTGAACCAAATCCCCGCCTTAGCTCCGTACATAAGGGAGTCGAACTATGCAGGAACGAAAAAATTGATGTCCTCCTTGCCGTTGGAGGAGGGAGCGTCATCGATGCCACGAAGGCGATTGCCGTGGGGGCGAAGTATGATGGAGATGTCTGGGATATTATTACCCGCAAAGATGAAGCAAGGGATGCGTTGCCCCTTGGGACGGTTTTAACGCTCGCGGCTACGGGTTCCGAGATGAACAATAGCTCGGTGATTACCAATTGGGAAACAAAAGAAAAATATGGATGGGGAAGTCCTCTCATCTATCCTAGATTCTCCATATTGGATCCTGAGTTTACTAAAACGGTACCGAGAGATCAAACCGTCTATGGGATTGTTGATATGATGTCCCATGTCTTTGAACAGTACTTTCACCATACCCCTAATACACCCCTCCAAGATCGTATGGGAGAAGGGGTATTGAGAACGATTATAGAGACCGCTCCTCTCCTTCTGGAGGATCTCACCAATGATGAATACAGGGAGACCATTTTATACAGTGGAACCATCGCATTAAACGGAATCCTCTCCATGGGTGTGGAAGGAGATTGGGCTACGCACAATCTCGAACATGCGGTTTCAGCCGTTTATGATATACCCCATGGCGGAGGATTAGCCATTCTCTTTCCTCAGTGGATGAGATTTGTCATCGATGAAAATCCGGCTCGTTTCAGACAATTTGCCGTTCGCGTCTTCCACGTTGAGGAAAAAGGACGAACCGATAAAGAGATTGGGTTGGAAGGAATATCCCGACTGGAGGAATTCTGGAAGAGCATTGGAGCCCCATCCCGCCTCTCCGATTATAAGATTGATGATTCAAAACTGGAACTGATGGTGGAAAAGGCGATGGCCAGGGGGAAATACGGGAGGTTTAAGGTGCTGGGCGAGGAGGAGACACGGGCCATCTATCGCATGGCGTTATGA
- a CDS encoding AAA family ATPase, whose amino-acid sequence MSRPNITQTSSRQLSVVIDSAKETNRLSQSFTDIALSYPELKERVELLKAIQELDRLVGLEELKRLIFEIFALLYVNQKRSELGLKTEPQVFHMIFRGNPGTGKTTVARILGNIFREMGVLSKGHLVEVERADLVGEYIGHTAQKTREMMKRALGGILFIDEAYSLTRGGEKDFGREAIDTLVKGMEDYRNSFVLILAGYEDEMERFLQTNPGLPSRFPIQLHFPDYSLEQLLEIGDLMCENREYRIDVNGRFRMKQILQRFMTDPLTPFSNARFVRNLIERAIRHHAVRILKQSYFNREVLMTLRAEDFKEN is encoded by the coding sequence TTGTCGAGACCCAATATCACCCAGACGAGTTCCCGCCAATTGTCCGTCGTTATAGACTCTGCCAAAGAAACGAATCGTTTATCCCAATCTTTTACAGATATTGCCTTATCTTATCCTGAACTGAAAGAACGAGTGGAATTACTAAAGGCGATTCAGGAATTGGATCGTCTGGTCGGCTTGGAAGAATTAAAACGTTTAATCTTTGAAATCTTTGCCCTCCTCTACGTGAATCAAAAGCGAAGTGAGTTAGGCCTAAAGACCGAGCCACAGGTCTTTCACATGATCTTCCGTGGGAACCCGGGAACGGGAAAAACGACGGTGGCCCGTATCTTAGGGAATATTTTCCGTGAAATGGGGGTTTTGTCTAAAGGACACCTCGTTGAAGTGGAAAGGGCCGATCTGGTCGGGGAATATATTGGTCATACCGCTCAAAAAACGAGAGAAATGATGAAGCGGGCATTAGGAGGGATTCTCTTTATTGATGAAGCTTACTCCCTCACCCGGGGTGGAGAAAAGGATTTTGGTCGAGAAGCAATCGATACTCTGGTGAAGGGCATGGAAGATTACCGCAACAGTTTTGTCCTCATCCTGGCGGGTTACGAGGATGAAATGGAGCGCTTTTTGCAAACCAATCCTGGCCTCCCCTCGCGTTTTCCCATACAACTTCATTTTCCCGATTATTCCCTGGAACAACTGTTGGAGATCGGTGATTTGATGTGTGAAAACCGTGAATACCGAATTGATGTCAATGGCCGCTTTCGAATGAAACAGATCCTGCAACGTTTTATGACCGACCCCCTTACTCCTTTTAGCAATGCCCGCTTTGTTCGAAATTTAATTGAAAGGGCAATTCGGCACCATGCCGTTCGAATTCTAAAACAAAGTTATTTCAACCGTGAGGTCCTCATGACCTTACGAGCAGAAGATTTTAAAGAGAATTAA
- a CDS encoding ATP-binding protein has protein sequence MIFRSVVGKLWLTILGFVTLILIVLGLLLTQMFERYANNQESKDLMLISDSVAHVLNNSNDWPSALSYLTQLFENENRKLFVVTKENREVLPSPVKEIIQDERVTKAWQGGKTAYRETYPLLIEGKRTYTELLVIASSYDLKDERVLVIIYESMKVVSATAAGINRIILYAIGVSLLFTTFFALFLTRRITRPLRQIQEAAERIAEGELDQRLSIGFHDEIGKLSRSFNHMATQLDETITELQYEKDRLDRILKSMGDGVISVDIEKEIKIINPLAEEMLFAWQTGRKRLPTKVEEILDKAMRENKETTQILEMNGHYLAVVATPLYERNELNGAVAVIRDVTYEKQMDKLRRDFIANVSHELKTPIAMLQGYSEAILDGVAETEEDRMELVKIIYDESLRMGRLVRELLDLARMEAGHFELNRDDVHLDKLLQKVNRKFQSLAKDKGIQLKFFHLQQNDLVYIDADRMEQVLTNLIDNAFRYTPYGGEILVSANKKEGMLILEVTDTGSGIAEEDIPFLFERFYKGDKARTRGNSGGTGLGLAIVKNIVEAHGGRIFVQSKVGKGTTFIIQIPCEEV, from the coding sequence GTGATCTTTAGAAGCGTGGTCGGGAAGCTGTGGCTTACGATTTTAGGATTTGTTACACTCATCCTGATCGTTTTGGGGTTGTTACTCACGCAAATGTTTGAACGTTACGCCAATAATCAAGAGTCGAAGGATCTGATGCTGATTTCCGACTCGGTGGCCCATGTTCTTAATAACAGCAACGACTGGCCCTCTGCCTTAAGCTATCTTACCCAGCTTTTCGAAAATGAAAACCGGAAGTTATTTGTCGTCACGAAAGAAAACAGGGAAGTTCTCCCTTCCCCTGTTAAGGAGATCATTCAAGATGAGCGGGTAACGAAAGCATGGCAAGGAGGGAAGACCGCTTATCGGGAAACCTATCCTCTCCTTATCGAGGGAAAGAGAACGTACACCGAATTACTCGTAATCGCTTCATCCTACGATTTAAAGGATGAGAGAGTTTTAGTCATCATTTATGAATCCATGAAGGTTGTAAGTGCTACGGCAGCAGGTATTAATCGGATTATCCTCTATGCCATAGGAGTATCCCTTCTTTTCACCACTTTTTTTGCCCTATTCCTGACCCGAAGGATTACGCGCCCTCTGCGCCAGATCCAAGAAGCGGCGGAAAGGATTGCCGAAGGAGAATTGGATCAACGCTTATCGATCGGATTTCACGATGAAATCGGAAAACTATCCCGTTCTTTTAACCACATGGCCACTCAACTCGATGAAACGATCACCGAGCTGCAGTATGAAAAAGATCGGTTAGACCGGATCTTAAAGAGCATGGGGGATGGTGTAATCTCCGTTGATATCGAAAAGGAAATAAAGATCATCAATCCGCTGGCCGAAGAGATGCTTTTCGCATGGCAGACGGGAAGGAAACGATTGCCAACCAAAGTTGAAGAAATCCTGGATAAAGCGATGAGAGAGAATAAAGAGACGACGCAGATTCTTGAGATGAACGGCCATTATCTTGCGGTAGTCGCTACCCCTCTCTATGAAAGGAATGAATTAAATGGAGCGGTAGCCGTTATCCGGGATGTTACTTATGAAAAGCAAATGGATAAATTGCGGCGTGACTTTATCGCCAATGTATCCCATGAGTTAAAAACCCCCATCGCGATGCTGCAAGGTTACAGCGAAGCCATTCTCGACGGTGTGGCGGAAACTGAAGAAGATCGCATGGAATTGGTTAAAATTATCTACGATGAGTCATTACGGATGGGGAGGTTGGTACGGGAACTATTAGATTTAGCCAGAATGGAAGCAGGCCATTTTGAATTAAACCGTGATGACGTACACCTGGACAAATTACTGCAAAAGGTAAACCGCAAGTTTCAATCCTTGGCCAAAGATAAGGGAATACAACTCAAATTTTTTCATCTCCAACAAAATGACCTGGTTTACATTGATGCGGACCGGATGGAACAAGTATTGACCAATCTTATCGATAATGCCTTTCGCTATACTCCCTACGGTGGAGAAATCCTGGTTTCGGCCAACAAAAAAGAGGGAATGCTTATCCTTGAAGTGACGGACACAGGAAGCGGCATCGCGGAGGAAGATATTCCTTTCCTTTTTGAACGCTTTTATAAAGGGGATAAAGCAAGAACCAGAGGAAATTCCGGAGGGACCGGGTTAGGATTAGCCATCGTAAAAAATATCGTTGAGGCGCACGGGGGGAGAATTTTCGTTCAGAGCAAGGTGGGAAAGGGGACAACGTTTATCATCCAGATCCCGTGCGAAGAAGTATGA
- the glnA gene encoding type I glutamate--ammonia ligase translates to MSRFTKEEILQIADEKDVKFIRLQFTDLFGTIKNVEIPRSQLEKALDNKIMFDGSSIEGFVRIEESDMYLYPDLDTWLILPWSFEEGKIARLICDVYMPDGTPFSGDPRGILKRVLKEAEEMGFTAFNVGPEPEFFLFKTNADGEATLDLNDQGGYFDLAPVDLGENCRRDIVLTLEEMGFEIEASHHEVAPGQHEIDFKYANAVTTADNIQTFKLVVKSVARKHNLHATFMPKPLHGINGSGMHCHVSLFRGKENAFYNEKDPLGLSETAYQFMAGLLAHARNFAAITNPTVNSYKRLVPGYEAPVYVAWSSKNRSPMIRIPAARGLSTRLEVRNPDPSTNPYLALAVLLKAGLDGIKNKMTPPKSTDRNIYKMGDMERIEAGIETLPADLKEAIENLKSDEILCAALGDHALTHFVEAKEIEWDIYRTQVHQWERDQYIHSY, encoded by the coding sequence ATGAGTCGTTTTACAAAGGAAGAAATTTTACAAATTGCAGATGAGAAGGATGTGAAGTTTATTCGGCTTCAGTTTACCGACCTGTTCGGTACCATTAAAAATGTTGAGATTCCACGAAGCCAATTGGAAAAAGCTTTAGACAACAAGATCATGTTTGACGGATCTTCCATCGAGGGTTTTGTGCGCATCGAAGAATCGGATATGTACCTTTATCCAGATCTGGACACCTGGTTAATTCTTCCTTGGTCCTTTGAAGAAGGGAAAATCGCCCGCCTCATCTGTGATGTGTACATGCCGGATGGGACTCCATTTTCCGGTGATCCCCGGGGAATTTTGAAAAGGGTGCTAAAGGAAGCGGAGGAGATGGGGTTCACCGCATTTAATGTAGGCCCTGAACCCGAGTTCTTTTTATTTAAAACAAACGCCGATGGGGAAGCGACCCTTGATTTAAATGACCAAGGGGGGTATTTTGATTTAGCGCCTGTTGATCTCGGAGAGAATTGCCGACGGGATATCGTCTTAACCCTTGAGGAGATGGGCTTTGAGATCGAAGCCTCCCACCATGAAGTAGCTCCAGGACAACATGAGATTGACTTCAAGTATGCCAATGCCGTAACGACAGCCGACAATATCCAAACCTTTAAGCTTGTTGTAAAATCGGTTGCCCGCAAACATAACCTTCATGCTACCTTTATGCCTAAACCCCTTCATGGGATTAATGGATCCGGCATGCACTGCCATGTTTCTTTGTTTAGGGGGAAGGAAAATGCCTTCTATAACGAGAAAGACCCTCTAGGATTGTCGGAGACCGCTTATCAGTTTATGGCCGGCCTTTTAGCTCATGCCCGAAATTTTGCAGCCATCACCAATCCGACGGTGAACTCATATAAACGGCTCGTTCCCGGCTATGAAGCCCCTGTTTACGTCGCATGGTCATCCAAAAACAGAAGTCCCATGATTCGGATTCCTGCAGCCAGGGGATTAAGCACTCGCCTTGAGGTTAGAAATCCTGATCCCTCCACGAATCCCTATCTTGCGTTGGCCGTTCTTTTAAAAGCGGGGTTGGATGGCATAAAGAATAAGATGACCCCACCTAAGTCAACCGATCGGAACATTTATAAGATGGGTGATATGGAACGGATCGAGGCAGGGATCGAAACGCTCCCCGCAGATTTAAAAGAGGCGATTGAAAACCTGAAGTCGGATGAGATTTTATGCGCCGCTTTGGGTGATCATGCCTTAACCCATTTCGTAGAGGCAAAAGAGATTGAGTGGGATATTTATCGGACCCAAGTCCATCAATGGGAACGGGATCAATACATTCATTCCTATTAA
- a CDS encoding YqzM family protein — protein MTEEMKSRIENENDLTDAITGFLVGFGFFLGIGILAMILQFFLVK, from the coding sequence ATGACGGAAGAGATGAAGAGCAGAATAGAAAATGAAAACGACCTCACCGATGCGATTACAGGCTTCCTCGTTGGATTCGGTTTCTTCTTGGGAATTGGGATCCTTGCCATGATTCTTCAATTCTTTTTAGTAAAATAG
- the lexA gene encoding transcriptional repressor LexA, which yields MKKLSSRQREILEFIKKEVQTKGYPPSVREIGDAVGLASSSTVHGHLTRLEKKGLIRRDPTKPRAIEILDGDRKKEFYPIAHVPIVGKVTAGVPITAVENIEEYFPLPLSMVGDEQVFMLLVEGDSMIEAGILDGDYVIVRQQEYANNGEIVVAMTDENEATIKRFFREKDHIRLQPENSRLEPIILSNATILGKVIGLYRKIE from the coding sequence GTGAAGAAGTTATCCAGTCGACAGCGGGAAATTTTAGAGTTTATCAAAAAAGAGGTACAAACGAAGGGATACCCACCCTCTGTACGGGAGATCGGAGACGCCGTAGGCCTTGCTTCCAGTTCCACGGTTCACGGACATCTGACGAGGTTGGAGAAAAAAGGATTGATTCGCCGCGATCCCACGAAACCGCGTGCGATTGAGATCCTGGACGGAGATCGGAAAAAAGAGTTTTACCCGATCGCGCATGTCCCGATCGTTGGAAAAGTGACCGCCGGTGTCCCCATTACCGCTGTCGAAAATATCGAAGAATATTTCCCCCTTCCCCTCTCCATGGTAGGTGACGAACAAGTCTTCATGCTGCTGGTTGAAGGGGACAGCATGATTGAAGCGGGCATATTGGATGGGGATTATGTGATCGTGCGTCAGCAAGAATATGCCAACAATGGAGAGATTGTGGTCGCCATGACCGATGAAAATGAGGCAACGATAAAGCGCTTTTTTAGAGAAAAAGATCACATCCGCCTGCAACCGGAAAATTCCCGTTTGGAACCGATTATCCTTTCCAACGCTACCATTTTAGGCAAAGTGATCGGTTTATATCGTAAAATCGAATAA
- a CDS encoding MerR family transcriptional regulator has translation MNDQFRRTQPLFPIGIVTQLTQLSARQIRYYEEQELITPQRNKGKQRLFSFNDVERLLEIKSLIDQGLNIAGIKQVLKLKEENETLEMDKEDQRGKIKGEEKELSEKELLKMLRDQLFAEGPANRDLLIRGELSRFFH, from the coding sequence TTGAACGACCAGTTCCGTAGGACCCAACCCTTGTTTCCGATCGGCATCGTGACACAGCTCACTCAACTCAGCGCCAGGCAAATCCGATATTATGAAGAACAAGAGCTGATCACTCCCCAGAGAAATAAAGGGAAACAACGCCTTTTCTCATTTAACGATGTGGAACGTCTTCTGGAGATAAAGTCACTCATTGACCAGGGCTTAAATATTGCAGGTATTAAACAGGTTCTTAAATTAAAGGAAGAAAATGAAACCCTAGAAATGGATAAAGAGGATCAGAGAGGAAAAATAAAAGGGGAAGAGAAGGAGCTATCGGAAAAAGAGCTTCTCAAAATGCTTCGGGATCAATTGTTTGCAGAAGGCCCCGCTAACCGAGACCTTTTGATCCGAGGTGAATTGTCCCGTTTTTTTCACTAA
- the ytvI gene encoding sporulation integral membrane protein YtvI has product MLQFYKRYARTVFDIALIILTVYLIMVIFSYLYSIAKPIFIGFVIFLLIHPFVQFLRRRGLKPLLATSIAMFLFIAVLLGVVVTGGIIFTTEVYQLSLSIPTYFSLLQEEVIKQVNQLRGSLENLPTEYVTKLQQYMMLIAEKSSQFLSSFFLSLFRMLTSIPALLFNFGMGLILSFFLSLEYDNLQKMAKEKTPKTFMNAFTFLRENVLKGILLYLKAQLKLISFTFLIIFIGLLILRVGNAFSISLLAAIFDLLPILGVSTLFIPWIIYLLIVKNFTLALWITLLWLVVILFRQFAEPKIMGETLGVSAFTMLSFVILSTSLFGVAGLILSPILVILMKALYDHGYFARWIHLPEGEYDTEGDPLSFLPIEKKERKVDNKEEKK; this is encoded by the coding sequence ATGCTTCAGTTTTACAAACGATATGCCCGTACCGTCTTTGATATAGCTCTTATTATTCTTACGGTTTATCTCATCATGGTGATCTTTAGTTATCTCTACTCTATCGCAAAGCCCATCTTCATAGGCTTCGTAATCTTTTTGCTCATTCACCCTTTTGTTCAATTTTTGAGGCGAAGAGGTCTTAAGCCGCTGCTCGCCACCTCCATCGCCATGTTTCTTTTTATCGCAGTCCTTTTAGGGGTGGTGGTAACAGGTGGGATCATTTTCACCACCGAGGTTTATCAGCTCTCCCTTTCCATTCCTACTTATTTCTCCTTGCTTCAAGAGGAAGTGATCAAACAGGTTAATCAACTAAGAGGCTCACTTGAAAATCTTCCGACAGAATATGTAACGAAACTGCAGCAATATATGATGCTCATCGCGGAGAAAAGCTCCCAATTCCTCTCTTCCTTCTTCTTGTCCCTTTTTCGCATGCTTACCTCCATTCCTGCTCTCCTATTCAATTTTGGCATGGGCCTCATCCTTTCCTTCTTTTTAAGCCTAGAATATGACAATTTGCAGAAGATGGCAAAGGAGAAAACGCCAAAAACCTTTATGAATGCATTTACTTTCTTAAGAGAAAATGTTTTAAAAGGAATTCTTCTTTATTTAAAAGCACAATTGAAATTGATCTCCTTCACCTTTTTGATCATTTTTATCGGCCTTTTAATCCTCCGGGTTGGAAACGCCTTTTCCATATCCTTATTGGCTGCTATTTTTGACCTGCTTCCCATCTTAGGGGTCTCCACCCTTTTTATTCCATGGATCATTTATCTCTTAATCGTGAAAAACTTCACTCTTGCCTTGTGGATCACCCTTTTGTGGCTTGTGGTCATCCTATTTCGACAGTTTGCAGAGCCTAAGATCATGGGGGAAACGCTCGGAGTCTCCGCCTTTACGATGCTTTCCTTCGTGATCCTTTCCACTTCTCTCTTTGGTGTCGCCGGGTTAATCCTCTCCCCGATTCTGGTGATTCTCATGAAAGCCCTTTATGATCACGGATATTTTGCCCGCTGGATTCACCTTCCGGAGGGGGAATACGATACGGAGGGAGATCCCCTCTCTTTTCTCCCAATTGAAAAGAAGGAGAGAAAGGTGGATAATAAAGAGGAAAAAAAATAA
- a CDS encoding aminotransferase class I/II-fold pyridoxal phosphate-dependent enzyme, which translates to MYQFFKNGSLLREWVGEIEREIAPLWKEIDRRTEVHQYRLLKAFQEARVSTFHFTPSTGYGYGDAGREKLEEVYAAVFGGEKALVRPQILSGTHAIAIALFGLLRPGDELLYITGKPYDTLEEVIGSRGVNMGSLQEWGVTYKAIPLTPDGALNWDEIAASITPRTKVVALQRSRGYEERPSISIEEIGEAVRFVKKMKRDLFFFVDNCYGEFVEEREPTHVGADLIAGSLIKNPGGGIVKSGGYLVGSEEAIRLASYRFGAPGIGAEGGATLYSLHEMFQGFFLAPHIVGEALKGAVFTAALLEKIGFSVNPRWNQSRTDLVQSIELGDPDTLITFCQAIQSASPVDSFVKPVPNPMPGYEDRVIMAAGTFIQGSSIELTADGPLRPPYTGYVQGGLTFAHVKVAVLTAVDRLLEKRMVKC; encoded by the coding sequence ATCTATCAGTTTTTTAAAAACGGTTCTCTTTTGCGGGAGTGGGTGGGGGAGATCGAGCGGGAAATTGCCCCATTATGGAAGGAAATAGATCGGCGAACTGAGGTGCATCAGTATCGTCTCCTCAAAGCATTTCAAGAGGCGCGGGTTTCTACTTTTCATTTTACTCCCTCCACCGGGTACGGGTATGGTGATGCAGGGAGAGAGAAACTGGAAGAAGTATATGCCGCTGTCTTTGGGGGAGAGAAGGCTCTCGTTCGTCCTCAAATCCTATCGGGTACCCATGCGATCGCCATTGCCCTTTTTGGACTCTTAAGACCCGGTGACGAGCTGCTCTACATTACCGGCAAGCCTTACGATACATTGGAAGAAGTGATCGGTTCGAGGGGAGTCAATATGGGATCCTTGCAGGAGTGGGGGGTGACCTATAAGGCAATTCCCCTCACTCCTGACGGAGCCTTAAACTGGGATGAAATTGCTGCCTCCATCACCCCGCGTACGAAGGTGGTTGCACTTCAGCGATCGCGGGGATACGAAGAGAGACCTTCCATATCGATAGAAGAAATAGGTGAAGCTGTCCGGTTTGTAAAAAAAATGAAGCGGGATCTCTTTTTTTTCGTCGACAATTGTTACGGAGAATTTGTGGAAGAGAGGGAACCCACCCATGTAGGGGCCGATCTCATCGCCGGCTCCCTCATCAAAAATCCCGGAGGGGGAATCGTAAAGAGCGGTGGCTATCTGGTGGGTAGCGAAGAGGCGATACGGCTTGCTTCTTACCGCTTTGGGGCTCCAGGGATTGGGGCGGAGGGGGGGGCTACCTTGTACAGCCTCCATGAAATGTTTCAAGGCTTTTTTCTAGCCCCCCACATTGTGGGAGAGGCACTAAAGGGGGCGGTGTTTACCGCCGCGCTCCTTGAAAAAATAGGTTTCTCTGTTAACCCTCGATGGAATCAATCTCGCACCGATCTGGTGCAATCGATAGAACTGGGAGATCCTGATACCCTAATCACCTTCTGCCAAGCGATCCAATCGGCTTCGCCGGTGGACTCCTTCGTTAAACCTGTGCCTAACCCTATGCCGGGGTACGAGGATCGTGTCATCATGGCGGCCGGAACGTTTATCCAGGGTTCCAGCATTGAACTCACGGCAGACGGCCCATTACGTCCTCCTTATACAGGATATGTTCAAGGGGGATTAACCTTTGCCCACGTGAAAGTAGCCGTTCTGACAGCGGTAGATCGACTACTGGAAAAAAGAATGGTAAAGTGTTAA